CGAGGCCAGCACAGAAAAGCAACCGAGGCCCAATAGCCCTAACGTAATGCTGGGATGAAACATTATATACTGAGACTTTCTCCTCATTAAGAGCAAGCAAATATCCTTTAATTGCCTGAAAGGCAAGAGGCTTAGCCATGTCAAGCTTCCTCTTTGATCTAACCCTGCATTTGAAGTTCATAATGTCACCTAACAATAACACATGAATCAAATCGCCCTCGGATGTAAACCCATATGCTTTTGACCGCTCTGCAGCATCAAAAACATAGCTCGTGGCAAGAGAATGATTCGAACCTTCGCATTCAGACTCCTTAATTCTCATGGTTCTCAGATCCAATGACCCTGCACCATCCTCTGTCAGAAACAACAGCCTTTGCTTCAAGAATGCAAGTGGCCGACTCGATGGCATAGCCGAGCCATAGACCGTTCCATTCTCCCTGAAAACCCTAATCCGTCCAGCAGCATCGGTAGACAAAATGTACCTCACTCTCCCCACATGGTGCACTTCCAAGATGCTTATAGCCAACCCATCTTCCCCAATTTCAAAATCATCAAAATGCCCAACACTCTCCATTTGAAGAGAACCCCACTCCTCCCCGTTCGACCTTTCCCAAACCCTATGCATCAGTATGACACCATTTCTGTGACCAGTAACCACCAAACTCTCATTCTTATAAACAGAAACATAAGAAAGCATCGCCGTAATGGGCGACTCCGAAAACGTGTGAAACTCGACAGCCACATCTCCATTCCGCAAGAACACAAAAACCCTTCCTTGCTCATCCCCAACTGCAACATACTTACTAAGCCCGTCGTAATCTCGAAACGGCAAAACATTAATGCATGTGGCTTCGGAGTCCAACCTCACGGCTGACAAAAAATGAAACCTCTCCGACCAAAATGGACTGTATTTTGTCACCGAAACCGGCTTTCCTCTTCCCCTGTCCCGCATCTTACCATCAACACCCTCAGCTTCCGCAACGTCAACGGATCTCCCGTCACCGGTGTCAATATTTGCCCCATCAATCCCCTTCCCTAAAGGCGCAATTTCATGACTCTGCTTCTCAGCCAAAAGTCGCATCTTCGGAGACTCCAACATTAATTGCGACTCTAACCTGGCTACTAGCTCACTAAGGTTTCTTACAATTTCTTCGAGCTTCTGTAGCTGGACCAGGTAGCGATCAAGTTCGCCGGAATCACGTTTCTCAGGCTCCAGCTCCTGCGAGCCAGAGATCGCAGAGACTCTAGAAACAGGAGGAGAAACAAATAGGAAGAACAGCAAACAGAGCAGAAGAAACTTGCCTTTGTCGGAATCCGCCATGGGAGatgccaaataataataataattaaaaaaaaaatctcaaagctccatcatcgcAGCAGGCGACGATCCTTCGTTCGACGATCTGAGCTGAAAATCTCAGGAGGATTTTGACGAATCTTACAGGTTCAAATCCGGAGATATAGCGTAGAGATGGGGTTGAAAGGGAGTGTGTTTCCGGCGATTAGGGCAAGAAAACCCGAATTTTCAGGCGAGGGCGCAAGTTAGGAGGGCCGGGGCAATGATTCGGTCAGCTGGGCTCATgtgggcgggggggggggggggattcaTATTGGGTTGGGGTGGGTGGGGTACAGGACACGTCACGGGGTGGGATTACTGGGAAATGGACAGGTGTCCGACAGATGAAGACATGGCGGGAGGTGATTGGGGAATGGGATGAACTGAAATCTTAGAATGGTGTGGGGTGTGGGTCAATGGAAGGGTCCATCACCGACTGCCAAGGGCAGGAGGCTATGGCGGACCGTGATTTGACCAAAATCCACAAGTCTTCAGAGTGGTTAGGATTTAGTGACTTACAGTACCTTATCTTGGACTTCCCTCCCTCTACCCCTAATCAAATAGCTTGCCAAgagatatatttattttttttctttttttaaaaaaataaaatttgctaGAGGCTAGAGCCCATTCCTTAGAGTTTAGAATGTCCGGAGAGTGCTTTGGAGTTTGGAGTTTGGTCCCTGCAAACGATGGATTCCCCTTTCTCAACCTCGCTAATAAACAAAATTGTCCTATGGGCTATGGAGCTTGGCCAAATATTGCATAATTTACCAAATCCTACTACATTTTTTGTCAAGATCTCAAAAGCAATTCAACAaagcttccccccccccccctctctctctctctctctctctctctctctcttccttattttatataattttacacTATTATGACATAAAGTTTGACaaaagttaataataataataaagtaaattcaaatttaaatataaaataatttaaagcTATGGTTCATGGAACCAAGACCCAATAACGTCGCTAGCCCCTGACCCCCctcttaaaaaaataagaaaaaaaaaacaaaggtaaAATTCTTGTGTATGCACCACCACATCACCATCATTGTTTCATagccaattaaaaaaaaaaaaagcaacaacaacaacagagACAAGAAAACTAGAAATGCCGAGGTTGGCTATCTAACAAACGAGTCGTCACTTGCAAGCATGGGTTCCTCTTCCCCCATGCAAGGATGGGAGCAGGCCAATTCTGAGTGGTCATACCCACTCGTACTCCAATTTAATAATGCACAACATGTTCCAATGCTTGAAGATAATAATTTTTCTGACTCGAAGGATTCCCTTATGTTTATTCTTGGGTACATGAATCTCGATTATGCATTTCAGAAAGTGAGACCACCTACCCCTAAGGATGgtgattgtagagacccgaacccgtaaataagaaaataaataaaaaatgggtAAAAAGGGGTATTtcagcagggttcgtcgacaaaagtaataagttcatcgacgaaatccctgcagtgcctcgttgacgaaattcaaagtgtCGTCAATGAAGGAATAACGAGCAAGCCAAAGAAAATATCCggatggggttcgtcgacgaaggtatggcTTCATCCACGAACTGTGTGgctggctcatcgacgaaggcgccgcttcgtcgatgagtttgactcggtcaaaggccctataaatatcctttttgattgcttaagagttaagaaaacccaaaagctctctctctctctctctctagaaccagcaagttccccctctctctctacgatccttcgtCGTTCAACGTCTGTTTCTACGATCGAAGGTTTCTACGTGGATCAAGAGAGGAAACTATAGAGttttagcggatcagatcgtcattttgaagattttcgggatttttccaaaaatcgaggtaaagaTCTGATTTCGTTTTTGATTAGGTAGCTAGATAGTAGTCGAGATTGTAGTGAAgtaatgttctgtggtttttaggtttcgagaaTTCCGGGTCGTTGTCTTGGACCAGTTTGTACGTGTTTCCATTTTCAGGTTTATGGTAAGGGGAATTtatttacaacaatatttttgtaaaattaaactgctaaaaagttaatttatgtttatatttatggtttgactgcttatttgctaaatttcacttggtaaaaatgtcagttttatgatattacgattttggtaaaaatacaagtttttggcgtatgatctccaaattttacaaaactaccttatttgcattatttttatcGTAGGAGATGTTTGAATCCCTTatttatcatttaaatgatgtttattgaattatatactatatagcggacTTTTGATCAAACCAATGTGACATATGGATTGAAATGGAATGTGAGAATCTTTTATAATACTTGTATGaattatgggaactggagtttTATTTTTGCTATAcggaaaaatgtgaaaaacagGTGTCGGATATATACCGAGCTATAtacgtaaaaagggttaaaccgagagggtaGTTTATACCATAATATGATtgcatgagtttgtgaaaatactggaattgcacaggttattatattttcattcataaattgtatatatgataaatggaaccacagcttCCTACTAAAGGAGTCGAAAGATACTTCAAAttaaaggggttgaaagatactcccattACTAAAGGCACAGTTTTGTTGCTAGTAAAGTACAATGCAATCACCCATGTGAATTAGTATGGGTACAAAGATAGTCAGCTTGTAGGAGTAATGGAACCACTAGTGAAAAATGGACTAGGTGGGGCATTTGGATTGTATAATAGATGCTTGACAGTGCCTGTACAAACAGGGCATgttagagttatcagtgcacaacccgtgtcacggggtaaataggcgtaTTATGTCATACCAAGttggtcgttgttctaatattcatatgcatgatttaaaaactaaaatggatAAAGTCACTGGATTTATGTCCATAGATCTCTTATATTGCAGTATTGCGAATATGCCTTATATGTATAAGATTTTAATTGAAATATACGCATGTGGTCACACATTGTTGTAATATTTTCCGCCTtattgagaaatgtctcaccccattatacaacctttgtttcaggtcctataggGCATCGATCCTAGTTACTAGAGGGATTGGGAAGGTGGTTTTTgagtttagcttacgtaagtcaTTTATGTGTGTAATAATTTTAGTTTGGAATacctttttgggagattgtaagaactggTTATATTTTAAGTATGGATGAATGTATTCAAGGATACAattagaaaactctagtatatgtctagTAGAAATCTCGacggatgtttatgtttttcgtaACATTTGAACTacagttatgtatgagttacactcgtatgtccctgtttaagGCGGGTTGTTTATGTAGGTTTATCAGGTACAGGTATGTTGTATTGGTGATAACAATCTGGGTCCGtttaaagggccgggtcgttacagttggtattagaacCCTTAACCAGTCGAAAGTGTGATTTGATTCATGTTGTCTAGTTAGGGATATGTGCAGAATTTAGGATTTGCTTGTTTctatagtctagaatataccagagtacagGACATGGATAAGACCTTGGGTTTTGCTTGGTATACCTGGAGACTAAAATTCATTGACAGACTTCTGTATTTTTttggatcaatcgaaaggttcaaaaaatcatggcaatccattgacAGTTTCGTTTTCAAGTGGAAAGGTGGAACTTGAATTAGAATAACGATGTTAAATTAATGAAGTACATCAATATTAAGGATATGAATTTAGGGGactgagtctatagtatgatagtattaggtgatgcttaggctattaccCTTCTAATGGATTTCATtattgcttttcaggatggaatccaaggACATCATTGCCAATGTGGGAGGcaatagtagtgagggtgccgacCATAAGGCTGGCAGTGACTCTACAAGTGTATTGCAAAATTTCGTACAACAGCTTATGGCTAAGGTGGTGCgaacgaatagggggcaggaccGTTCCACGACTGAGATGGGTTTCTCCATTGATCAGTTCACTAGGTTGAAGCCTTCGGTTTCCATAGGAAGTGCAGATCCAATTCGGGTtgagaattggatctaggagatcgagaagatcctagatgttTTAAACTACACGGAGAAGCAGAAGGTaacctttgcaacgttcaagttgttaggggaggcagagagatggtgggtgtcagTAAAGAAGATGGAGGAACATCGACCGATACTAGTAGTGATGATGTGGGCTCGTTTCAAAGAGCTATTCTTTGAATGGTACTTTCCGGCCACGGTCAGAAACGCGAAGATAGAGGAATTCATGAGCCTAATGCAGGAGTCActgacggtgcagcagtacgctgccaaattcTAGGAGTTATACCGATTCGCTCCATTCATGATACTGAATGTAGCgatgaaggcctggaagtttcagaggggtctgaggaaggagGTGCGGAGATAGACAGCAATCTTacagttgcaggactttgctgCATTGGTTGACAAAGCCACTGTTACAGAGGAGAGTCTACTGGAGGACACAAAGGTTTAGgttccgaagaagaggccagcgcctcccagTTCATCTTCTGGGACAAGGCAGGGTAATTGGAAGAAGAATAGTGGTGTTACATCTCAGAGTACCACATCTTATCGTGGTTGCTCTTTGTGTGGCAAGAGGCACTTTAGGCAGTGTTGGATGACTACAGGGGCTTGCATGCGGTGTGATAAACAGGGACATCAAGTGAGAGATTGTCGCATGTAGGGAAATAGCGAAGCCCCACAACAGCCATATAGAGGAAATACGCAGGCACAGCATAGAGGTCGGCAAGGGGGTATAGcgcaggctagggtgtattctctaaCTCCAAGCGACGCAGAGAATGTTGGTGATGTAGTtataggtatcatttacatgctttctcataaagttgttatattatttgattctagggcaacacattcttttatttcccaaaGATTCATTGAACTGTGTGGATTTGAAGTGCAactgttagattatgaactggtagtggctacaCCGTCTAGGTCTGTAGTCAGATGTAACAAAGTAGTCTGTAACTTCCTGGTAGAAATTCAGGGAAGGGTTCTACCAGTTAGCCTTATGGTGTTTGACATGTGTGGCTTTgatatcattctagggatggactggttatcggtcagttatgccagtatcgattgtcacaagagggaggtgttgttcagacCACCAagtgagcaggaattcaaattcctagggtcgtgtgtgcatttcgcaccatggatcctttcagtTATGCAAGCTAGGAGGTTACTCATGAAGGGATGCTGGGGGTATCTGGCAATTGTAAAAGACACACTAGCTGAAGAACATAAACTGGAGATGATTGTTGTAGTGCGCGAGTTCCTTAACGTGTTTCCAAAGGACTTGCCaggattacctccagatcgtgaatTGGAATTCGTTATAGAATTAACCCCAGGCACGGTGCTATATCAAAAgttccatatcgtatggctccaaatgaactgagagagttgaaagaacagcttcaggatttgctagacaaggggtacatttgacctagtgtttctccctaGGGAgaaccggtgttatttgtgaagaagaaggatgggtcgatgagaatgtgcatcgactatagagagcttAACAAAGTGACGGTAAAGAACAAATACCTactacccaggattgatgatttgtttaacTAGCTTTAGGGCAcacagatcttctctaagattaACCtatgatctgggtatcaccagctaaaAGTGAAAGCGGAGGACATTCCGAAGACAGCATTTCAAAcctggtatggccattacgaatttatggttatgccttttagtttgactaatgcacctgcagcatttatggatctgatgaataggatctttcacaaatatttagaccagttcgtcatggtatttattgatgacatcctagtgtattctaggagcactgtaaagcatgaaattcattTAAGGCTGGTACtacaaatgcttagggataagaggttatatgctaaaccaaagaagtgtgagttctgactGGAACAGATTGCATATCTAGGGcacgtagtgtccaaagaaggtgtatcagaggacctgagtaagatagaagcagtagtggactgggcgagaccgaagaatgttcaagaggttagaaGCTTTCTAGGTCTTCCAGGTTACTACCATCAGTTTGTaaaagggttctccagtttaacAGGTCCTTTGACacaactcacgaggaagaacgtgaggcacgattggactgatgagtgcaaGCTGACtttccaggagctgaaatggCAACTAGTTACTACTCCAGTTCTGACTATTCCATCTGGGGATGGCGgctttgttatctacagtgacacaTCTAAAAAGGGtattggttgtgttctaatgcagcaaggTAGAGtagttgcttatgcttctcatcaactcaaagagtacgagaaaaactacccgacacatgatatggaattagcaatggtagtgtttgcattgaaaatttggaggcactacctgtatggtgaaaggtgtgagatttttactgaccataaaagtcttaaatactttttcacccagaaggatcTGAACATGAGACAGCACAAGTGGCTtaagttgattaaagactacaattgtactattagctatcacttAGGAAAGGCAAACGTGGTAGTCGATGCTCTGAGTCGAAAGTCAGTTGATGCGTCAGTCTCAGCAGTGGAAGTTCAGCATCATATttgtatggacctagaaaggttgggcttggaggtggtggaaggaaatcatcaggttgTTCTTGCAGCTTGGTAGTACAACcaaccttacaggagaggatccgAGCAGCGCAGAAGGAGGATttagagttggttgaggttaaGGAAGGAGTTCAGAGGGGGTTGAAGCCAGATTTCAATATCTCTggcgatgggatattgagatttcatagcAAGGTTTGTGTATTGAATGACACCGTAATTAAACGGTCCATTCTGAAGAAGGCACACCATTcactctacaccgtacatcctggtagtacgaagatgtaccaaaatttgagggaatctttctggtggtccaacatgaaaagagagatcgcccattttgtagagcagtgcttgacatgtcagcggATCAAGGCAGAGCATCAAAGGCCtacaggaccacttcagccacttaacatccccgagtggaagtggaaacacatctcgatggattttgtgatggaATTACCTGCGGTGATGCATGGGCGGAATTctatatgggttatagtggatcggatGACGAAGACTGCatatttcattccaatcagagtcaactACTCTCTAAATAGGCTAGcagagctttatgtgcaggaggtggtacgactccacggtgtccctatttctattgtttcaaaCTGAGATCCGCATTTTAtatctcgtttctggaagagtctacaggatgccttgggatcacaactgacgttcagtacgtctttccactcgcagacggatggacagtcggagaggactattcagacgttagaggatatgttgcgggcttgtgtattagactttggtgatagttggatacgatatctaccgcttgttgagtttgcttataacaacagttaccatgCTAGCATAAAGATGGCACCTTATAAAGCACTGTATGGTCATCaatgtcgatctccgttgtattgggatcAAGTAGGTGAGCGGCGAATATTGGGTCCGGAACTGGttcagcaggcctctgcaaaggttgagTTGATCAGAGAGAATCAAGGCAactcagagtcgatagaagagttatgatgatactcatcgacgagagttggaatttgaggtaggagatatggtattcttgaggatcgctccgatgaaaggggtgatgagattcggaaagaaggggaagctaagtccttggtatgtcgggccttttgagatcctggaaaggataggttcagttacttatcgagtggctttacccctagcactatccagagtccatgacgtattccacgtatcaaTACTAAGGAAGTAAgtaccagatccatcacacgtattgcgttacgaacctctagagatcagtgatgctttatcataCGAGGAGATACCAGTACAGGTATTAGATCGGAAGGTTCAAGAGTTACAGACTAAGGAGAtaccgctagtgaaggtattatggcgtaaccatgtagtggaagaagcttcatggaaACTAAAGTCAGAAATACCCGCAGTTATTTTATGGTACGTAAGTATGCATAGTAGTATAGGTGTCTCAGATTAAATGGCATGGTCTtcaggagagttttgtatgtgtatgtaatcttCTAAAACAttatattgtaaccacggtaATCCTCCGTCATATGTGATGGTATGTAATAAATTTAGGCtagagccgctatgtgggtggctatcgACTCTTCAGTAGAACGGAATTACAAGATAAGACTATGCTTAGCAATGATTAATAAATTTCTAGGACGAAATTCCTATAAGGAGGaaagattgtagagacccgaactagtaaataagaaaataaataagaaacagGTAAAAAAGGGGTATTTCagcagggttcgtcaacgaaggcagtaagttcgtcgacgaagtcccttcagtgccttgtcgacgaaatttagagtgtCGTCGACGAAGGAATACCGAGCAAGCCAAAGAAAATATCTagatggggttcgtcgacgaaggtatggcTTCATCCACAAACTATGTGgctggctcatcgacgaaggcgccgcttcgtcgacgagtttgactaggtcaaaagccctataaatatcctttttgTTTGCTTAAGGGTTAATAAAACCcaaaagttctctctctctctctctctctctctctctctctctctagaactagagggttccctctctctctctctctacgatccttcgccATTTGACGTCTGTTTCTACAATCGAAGGTTTCTACATGAATCAGGGGAAGAAACTCTACAGTTTTAGCGGATCAGATcatcattttgaagatttttgggatttttccaaaaatcaaggtaagagtCTGATTTCATTTTCGATTAGGTAGTTAGATAGTAGTCGAGATTGTAGTGAAgtaatgttctgtggtttttacgTTTCGAGGATTCCGAGTCATTGTCTTGGACCAATTCGTACGTGTTTCCATTTTCAGgtttaaggtaaagggaattttTTTACAACAGtctttttgtaaaactaaaccgctaaaaagttaatttatgtttatatgtatggtttgactgcttatttgctaaattttacTAGGTAAAAATGTTGGTTTTACGATGTTACAGATTTGGTAAAAATACGATTTTTGGAGTATGATCTACAAATTTTACAAAACTtccttatttgcattatttttatcgtaggagatgcttgaatcccttatttctcatttaaatgatgtttattgaattatatactatatagcggacTTTTGATCAAACCAGTGTGACATATGGATTGAAATGGAATGTGAGAATCTTTTATAATACTtgtatgaactatgggaactagagttccatTTTTTCTATAcggaaaaatgtggaaaataggtgtcaGATATATACCGAACTATAtacgtaaaaagggttaaaccgagagggtgtgtgGCAATTTATACCACAATAtgattgtatgagtttgtgaaaatgctgaaattgcacaggttattatattttcattcataaattgtatatatgataaatggaaccacagcttgctaccaaaggagttaaaagatacttcagattaaaggggttgaaagatactcccattACTAAAGGCACAGTTCTGTTgctagtaaagtacagtgcaatcacccatgtgaatcagtgtgggtacagagATATTTGGCTTGCAGGAGTAATGGAACCACTAGTTAAAAATGGACCAGGAGGGGCAGTCGGACTGTATAATAGATGCTTGATAGTGCCTGCACAAACAGGGCATGTTAGAGTTATCAATGCACAACtcatgccacggggtaaataggcgtaTTATGTCATTCAAAGTTGGtcattgttctaatattcatatgcatgatttaaaaactaaaatggatAAAGTCACTGGATTTATGTCCATAGATCTCTTATATTGCAGTATTGCAAATATGCCTTATATGTATCAGATTTTAATTGAAATATACGCATGTGGTCGCACACTGTTGTAATATTTTTcgccttactgagaaatgtctcaccccattatacaacctttgtttcaagcCCTACATGGCGTTgatcctagttgctagagggactggGAAGGTGGTTTTTgagtttagcttacgtaagtctTTTATGTGTGTAATAATCTTAGTTTGGAATacctttttgggagattgtaagaacttgtTATATTTTAAGTATGGATGAATGTATTTAAGGATACaattagaaaactctggtatatgtctagtagaaatcccaatgaatgtttatgttttccgcaacatttgaactatagttatgtatgagttacacccatatgtccctatttagggagGGTTGTTTATGTAGGTTTATCAGGTACAGGTATGTTGTATTGGTGATAACAATCTGGGTCCTtttaaagggtcgggtcgttacagtgaCACACAAGAAGTCTTTGATAAGTATGCATGGTAGGAGCAAATCAATCATTTAAGTCTAATGCTCATAAAGTCTCGTATGGGAAAGTGAATTGGAAATGCGATTGGTGAGCAtgaatgtaatgccccgaacccctTGCGAgcttggggtgctactttagtgacatcagtgtacctgataccatctcatAATATAAAACATGTAGCGGAATAAGTAAAACATTCTCCATAGATTATCAGAGTCTAACCATCAACATACAAC
The sequence above is a segment of the Malania oleifera isolate guangnan ecotype guangnan chromosome 8, ASM2987363v1, whole genome shotgun sequence genome. Coding sequences within it:
- the LOC131162083 gene encoding uncharacterized membrane protein At1g75140 isoform X2 — translated: MLESPKMRLLAEKQSHEIAPLGKGIDGANIDTGDGRSVDVAEAEGVDGKMRDRGRGKPVSVTKYSPFWSERFHFLSAVRLDSEATCINVLPFRDYDGLSKYVAVGDEQGRVFVFLRNGDVAVEFHTFSESPITAMLSYVSVYKNESLVVTGHRNGVILMHRVWERSNGEEWGSLQMESVGHFDDFEIGEDGLAISILEVHHVGRVRYILSTDAAGRIRVFRENGTVYGSAMPSSRPLAFLKQRLLFLTEDGAGSLDLRTMRIKESECEGSNHSLATSYVFDAAERSKAYGFTSEGDLIHVLLLGDIMNFKCRVRSKRKLDMAKPLAFQAIKGYLLALNEEKVSVYNVSSQHYVRAIGPRLLFCAGLDEIRSSFLNYLVTDEDVQRRKGLPLIASDREKLLVLSLGDGYVRIYRSNLPVFKGEFSTMLWTSPVLFFILFLFGAWQFFAKKKEVLTSWGPDDPFSSTSAVNGGAPMGTGSGDRSFAESSSRGSDIMDLRSGGLRGPSRRYVSPSQYPGGAASSFRPPAADHNSRLTSVDPNFRTASELKFRGSNLESTGFPKRRESLFSNTQVVDDGN
- the LOC131162083 gene encoding uncharacterized membrane protein At1g75140 isoform X1 encodes the protein MADSDKGKFLLLCLLFFLFVSPPVSRVSAISGSQELEPEKRDSGELDRYLVQLQKLEEIVRNLSELVARLESQLMLESPKMRLLAEKQSHEIAPLGKGIDGANIDTGDGRSVDVAEAEGVDGKMRDRGRGKPVSVTKYSPFWSERFHFLSAVRLDSEATCINVLPFRDYDGLSKYVAVGDEQGRVFVFLRNGDVAVEFHTFSESPITAMLSYVSVYKNESLVVTGHRNGVILMHRVWERSNGEEWGSLQMESVGHFDDFEIGEDGLAISILEVHHVGRVRYILSTDAAGRIRVFRENGTVYGSAMPSSRPLAFLKQRLLFLTEDGAGSLDLRTMRIKESECEGSNHSLATSYVFDAAERSKAYGFTSEGDLIHVLLLGDIMNFKCRVRSKRKLDMAKPLAFQAIKGYLLALNEEKVSVYNVSSQHYVRAIGPRLLFCAGLDEIRSSFLNYLVTDEDVQRRKGLPLIASDREKLLVLSLGDGYVRIYRSNLPVFKGEFSTMLWTSPVLFFILFLFGAWQFFAKKKEVLTSWGPDDPFSSTSAVNGGAPMGTGSGDRSFAESSSRGSDIMDLRSGGLRGPSRRYVSPSQYPGGAASSFRPPAADHNSRLTSVDPNFRTASELKFRGSNLESTGFPKRRESLFSNTQVVDDGN